Proteins from a genomic interval of Bradyrhizobium sp. CCGB01:
- a CDS encoding DUF4166 domain-containing protein, with product MTSARLSGSSASPSTHTKLLDDRRFRSLLSDEDWGRLPLATWRRFSKRVADGDSVVYVGVVDELAFSDIGWWFAQIARLIGGPLPTGRDTGVPMIVTVTEDGATGGQTWTRICARKRGFPQVIHSAKRFAGPTGLEEYVGFGVSMALRIAVEGETLTFRSAGYGLQLGRLWIPLPQWLTPGDLTVTHRDLGEGAFRFTLDVIHPRYGALIHQSAVFREAVS from the coding sequence ATGACGTCGGCTCGATTATCAGGCTCCAGCGCATCTCCCTCCACTCACACCAAACTGCTCGACGATCGCCGCTTCCGTTCGCTGCTGTCGGACGAGGATTGGGGCCGACTGCCGCTCGCGACCTGGCGGCGCTTTTCCAAGCGCGTCGCCGATGGCGACAGCGTCGTCTATGTCGGCGTGGTCGACGAGTTAGCCTTCAGCGACATCGGCTGGTGGTTCGCGCAAATCGCGCGGCTGATCGGCGGGCCGCTACCCACGGGGCGCGACACCGGCGTGCCGATGATCGTCACTGTCACCGAGGACGGTGCGACCGGCGGCCAGACCTGGACCCGCATCTGCGCGCGCAAGCGTGGCTTTCCGCAGGTCATCCACTCGGCCAAGCGCTTCGCCGGTCCGACCGGGCTGGAGGAATATGTCGGCTTCGGCGTGTCCATGGCGCTCCGCATCGCGGTCGAAGGCGAGACGCTCACTTTCCGCAGCGCCGGCTACGGGCTGCAGCTCGGGCGCCTCTGGATCCCACTGCCGCAATGGCTCACGCCCGGCGATCTCACGGTGACGCATCGCGACCTCGGCGAGGGTGCGTTTCGCTTCACTCTCGACGTCATTCATCCGCGTTACGGCGCGCTGATCCACCAGTCCGCCGTGTTCAGGGAGGCCGTGTCATGA
- a CDS encoding GbsR/MarR family transcriptional regulator has product MTEITGKKKLPAAVERFILHWGDMGDGWGVNRSVSQIHGLLYLAEAPMTAEDIADTLGMARSNVSNSLKELLAWNLIRRVPILGDRRDHYEAETDIWEVAARIAARRKERELDPAITALRACVSDAADDPTINPVASKRLKEMLAFTELADHWFMQMLKVPRPRLVALMRLGEKIANLLPLGKAK; this is encoded by the coding sequence ATGACAGAAATAACCGGAAAGAAGAAATTGCCTGCCGCCGTCGAGCGCTTCATCCTGCATTGGGGCGACATGGGGGACGGGTGGGGCGTCAATCGCTCGGTCAGCCAGATCCACGGGCTGCTCTATCTCGCCGAGGCTCCGATGACGGCCGAGGACATCGCCGACACGCTCGGCATGGCGCGCTCCAACGTCTCCAATTCGCTGAAGGAGCTGCTCGCCTGGAACTTGATCCGGCGGGTGCCGATCCTCGGCGACCGCCGCGATCATTACGAGGCCGAGACCGACATTTGGGAGGTCGCAGCGAGGATCGCGGCGCGCCGCAAGGAGCGCGAGCTCGACCCGGCGATCACAGCGCTCCGGGCCTGCGTGTCCGATGCCGCCGACGATCCGACCATCAATCCGGTCGCGAGCAAACGGCTGAAGGAGATGCTCGCCTTCACCGAGCTCGCCGACCACTGGTTCATGCAGATGCTGAAGGTGCCGCGGCCGCGGCTGGTCGCCTTGATGCGGCTTGGCGAGAAGATCGCCAACCTGCTGCCGCTGGGCAAGGCCAAATAG
- a CDS encoding PAS domain-containing sensor histidine kinase produces the protein MATKSSQQRDLFESERSFRLLVEGVADYALYMLDPTGIITSWNIGGERIKGYAPEEILGQHFSRFYTETDRANGKPARALGIARDHGRYEEEGWRVRKDGTFFWASVIIDPIYEHGSLVGFAKITRDITERRNSQLKLEAMQRQLAESQKFDALGQLTGGVAHDFNNLLMIISGSLHILKKGDDDEAKLQRAMSAIETATKRGAALTSQLLTFARRQSVNPQAIRFGDRIEAIREVLQAGVGSAVHLAFDIDREVWSVKADVSELETGLLNLVINARDAMPDGGTVTVGAGNVVLDDPLHAGEFVAITVADTGIGIPSDVVDKIFEPFFTTKPVGKGTGLGLSQVHGFAHQAGGTVKVASELGKGTTFTILLPRETGAPASEPPETVPVLGTGTVLLVEDNPDVAIVSIGLLEQLGYRVRRVADAESALRELEKNGVDFVFTDIVMPGKMDGLGLAHHLRQIRPGLPILLATGYSEAAADVRGVFPILRKPYEIHELSEAISKLPR, from the coding sequence ATGGCGACAAAGTCCAGTCAACAGAGAGACTTGTTCGAAAGCGAGCGCAGTTTTCGGCTGTTGGTGGAAGGAGTCGCGGATTACGCACTCTACATGCTCGATCCCACCGGGATCATCACGAGCTGGAATATCGGCGGCGAGCGGATCAAGGGCTACGCGCCCGAAGAGATCCTCGGCCAGCATTTCTCGCGCTTCTACACCGAGACCGACCGCGCCAACGGCAAGCCCGCGCGTGCCCTCGGCATTGCGCGGGACCACGGCCGCTACGAGGAGGAAGGCTGGCGCGTCCGCAAGGATGGCACGTTCTTCTGGGCGAGCGTCATCATCGATCCGATCTACGAGCACGGTAGCCTGGTCGGCTTCGCCAAGATCACTCGCGACATCACCGAGCGGCGCAATTCGCAGCTCAAGCTCGAAGCGATGCAGAGGCAGCTTGCGGAGTCGCAGAAATTCGATGCGCTCGGACAGCTTACCGGCGGCGTCGCGCACGACTTCAACAACCTGTTGATGATCATCAGCGGCAGCCTTCACATCCTGAAGAAGGGCGACGACGACGAGGCCAAGCTTCAGCGCGCGATGTCAGCGATCGAGACGGCAACCAAGCGTGGCGCCGCACTGACCAGCCAGCTCCTGACCTTCGCGCGGCGGCAGAGCGTCAATCCCCAGGCGATCCGCTTCGGCGACCGCATCGAGGCGATCCGTGAAGTGCTTCAAGCCGGCGTCGGCAGCGCCGTTCATCTCGCCTTCGACATCGACCGCGAGGTCTGGTCGGTCAAGGCCGATGTCTCCGAGCTCGAGACGGGATTGCTCAATCTCGTCATCAACGCTCGCGATGCCATGCCCGACGGCGGCACGGTGACGGTCGGCGCAGGCAACGTCGTCCTGGACGATCCGCTCCATGCCGGCGAGTTCGTCGCCATCACGGTCGCCGATACCGGGATTGGCATCCCCTCCGACGTCGTCGACAAGATCTTCGAGCCGTTCTTCACGACCAAACCCGTCGGAAAAGGCACCGGCCTCGGCCTGTCGCAGGTGCACGGCTTCGCGCATCAGGCGGGCGGCACGGTCAAGGTCGCAAGCGAACTCGGCAAGGGCACGACATTCACCATCCTGCTGCCGCGCGAAACCGGGGCCCCGGCGAGCGAGCCGCCTGAGACAGTTCCCGTTCTCGGCACCGGCACAGTGCTGCTGGTCGAGGACAATCCCGACGTCGCGATCGTCAGCATCGGGCTGCTGGAGCAACTCGGCTATCGCGTGCGCCGGGTTGCCGACGCCGAGTCCGCATTGCGCGAGCTCGAGAAGAACGGCGTCGACTTCGTGTTCACCGACATCGTGATGCCCGGCAAGATGGACGGGCTCGGCCTTGCCCATCATCTGCGCCAGATCCGCCCTGGCCTGCCGATCCTGCTCGCCACCGGCTACAGCGAAGCCGCCGCCGACGTCCGCGGCGTTTTCCCGATCCTGCGCAAGCCCTACGAGATCCACGAACTGAGCGAGGCGATCTCGAAGCTGCCGCGGTGA
- a CDS encoding acylphosphatase: protein MSRAILQVMIRGRVQGVGYRAWVEYQATASGLEGWVRNRRDGSVEALFAGAPKHVADMVALCRHGPPSSRVDSVTSETASEDELNLRRAGDVFSVLPTV from the coding sequence ATGAGTCGGGCGATTCTCCAGGTCATGATCCGCGGGCGCGTTCAGGGCGTCGGCTATCGGGCCTGGGTCGAGTATCAGGCGACGGCGAGCGGCCTCGAAGGCTGGGTTCGCAACCGCCGCGACGGCAGCGTGGAGGCTTTGTTCGCGGGCGCACCCAAGCATGTCGCCGACATGGTCGCGCTCTGCCGCCACGGCCCGCCGTCCTCGCGCGTGGACAGCGTCACGAGCGAGACCGCCAGTGAGGATGAATTGAACCTGCGCAGGGCGGGGGATGTGTTTTCGGTGTTGCCGACGGTGTAG